From Micrococcus porci, one genomic window encodes:
- a CDS encoding NAD(P)/FAD-dependent oxidoreductase translates to MSEQKTTTPDLDPTGQAIATQAPLAERYDHVIVGGGMAAAKAVESIRELAPEASVAVVSADTAAPVYRPDLSKTLWADADAHVEDSILATPDSEGTAPGERTAYRLGAEVTAIDPQAHTVTVDGRTVGYGSLLLATGAEPVAAGIPQSERVHTYRTVADYRRLKEASGPGTTAVVVGGGYIGTELAAGLTMAGTDVTLVVPHRPLLARMLPAELSAAVEATFQEKGVRIAEGRLASAAESGDAVTARLEDGTELRADLLVLALGVRPRATLAEAAGLALADQGVRVDDRLRTSAPDVYAAGDIATFPDALLGERRVEHADAAETQGATAGRNMVGADQAYTHTPFFWADLFDYGYEAIGELDTRHRTVVDLATGEDGRPDPSTAVVYYADEAGHVRGVLLWNVWDSVPQARALIERTAQEPVADLGSLKGRIPLG, encoded by the coding sequence ATGTCCGAGCAGAAGACCACCACCCCCGACCTGGACCCGACCGGCCAGGCCATCGCCACGCAGGCCCCGCTGGCCGAGCGCTACGACCACGTGATCGTGGGCGGCGGCATGGCCGCCGCGAAGGCCGTGGAGTCCATCCGCGAGCTCGCCCCCGAGGCGAGCGTCGCCGTCGTGAGCGCGGACACGGCCGCCCCGGTGTACCGGCCGGACCTGTCCAAGACCCTGTGGGCGGACGCGGACGCCCACGTGGAGGACTCCATCCTGGCCACCCCGGACTCGGAGGGCACGGCCCCGGGCGAGCGCACCGCGTACCGCCTGGGTGCCGAGGTCACGGCGATCGACCCGCAGGCCCACACGGTGACCGTGGACGGCCGGACGGTGGGCTACGGCTCGCTGCTGCTGGCCACCGGCGCGGAGCCCGTCGCCGCGGGGATCCCCCAGAGCGAGCGCGTGCACACCTACCGGACCGTGGCGGACTACCGGCGCCTCAAGGAGGCCTCCGGCCCGGGCACCACGGCCGTCGTGGTGGGCGGCGGGTACATCGGCACGGAGCTCGCCGCGGGCCTGACCATGGCGGGGACGGACGTCACCCTGGTGGTGCCGCACCGTCCGCTGCTGGCGCGCATGCTGCCCGCCGAGCTCTCCGCCGCGGTCGAGGCGACCTTCCAGGAGAAGGGCGTGCGGATCGCGGAGGGCCGCCTGGCCTCCGCCGCGGAGTCCGGCGACGCCGTCACCGCCCGCCTCGAGGACGGCACCGAGCTGCGCGCCGACCTGCTCGTGCTCGCCCTCGGCGTCCGCCCGCGCGCCACGCTGGCTGAGGCCGCCGGCCTCGCGCTCGCGGACCAGGGCGTGCGGGTGGACGACCGCCTGCGCACCTCCGCCCCGGACGTCTACGCGGCCGGCGACATCGCCACGTTCCCGGACGCCCTCCTGGGCGAGCGCCGCGTGGAGCACGCGGACGCCGCCGAGACCCAGGGCGCCACGGCCGGCCGGAACATGGTGGGCGCGGACCAGGCGTACACGCACACCCCGTTCTTCTGGGCCGACCTCTTCGACTACGGCTACGAGGCCATCGGCGAGCTGGACACCCGGCACCGCACGGTGGTGGACCTGGCCACCGGGGAGGACGGCCGGCCCGACCCCTCCACCGCGGTGGTGTACTACGCGGACGAGGCCGGCCACGTCCGCGGCGTCCTGCTGTGGAACGTGTGGGACTCCGTGCCCCAGGCCCGGGCGCTCATCGAGCGGACCGCCCAGGAGCCGGTCGCGGACCTCGGCTCGCTGAAGGGCCGCATCCCGCTCGGCTGA
- a CDS encoding succinylglutamate desuccinylase/aspartoacylase family protein: MAGVEVRPGRRHEVSLPVSRLVTGAEVTLPVHVLHGREDGPTVWVSAAVHGDEVAGIEIVRRVLERLKPSRMRGTLLALPIVNVLGVMTGDRYLPDRRDLNRSFPGAARGSLAARIAHLMMSEVVRRCEVGIDLHTGADRRSNLPQIRCDLEDPRTRALAESFGAPVLFHARLRDGSLRAAARETGARVLLYEAGEAWRFDEYAISPGVEGVLRVLAALGMVAAEDVGLATPVDAPAPLPGEVPEDRTTEVPEALDATGRDTGGVHADVVDGDLAAPHRVWHSRWVRARADGLVHLDVALGEQVTAGDRIGALYDSFGRRRSDVKAELTGVVLGRTEAPLVHRGDALVHIGELDGRPAGTFPAPSPGRRTAPSVAEGDPEAEAPPAATP; the protein is encoded by the coding sequence CTGGCGGGCGTGGAGGTCCGCCCCGGCCGCCGCCACGAGGTCTCCCTGCCCGTCTCCCGGCTGGTCACGGGCGCGGAGGTCACCCTGCCCGTGCACGTGCTGCACGGGCGCGAGGACGGCCCCACGGTCTGGGTCTCCGCGGCCGTCCACGGGGACGAGGTGGCGGGCATCGAGATCGTCCGCCGCGTGCTGGAGCGGCTGAAGCCCTCCCGGATGCGGGGCACCCTGCTGGCCCTGCCCATCGTCAACGTGCTCGGCGTGATGACCGGGGACCGCTACCTCCCGGACCGCCGGGACCTCAACCGGTCCTTCCCCGGCGCGGCGCGGGGCTCGCTGGCCGCGCGGATCGCGCACCTGATGATGAGCGAGGTGGTGAGGCGCTGCGAGGTGGGGATCGACCTGCACACCGGCGCGGACCGGCGCTCGAACCTCCCGCAGATCCGCTGCGACCTCGAGGACCCGCGCACCCGCGCCCTCGCCGAGTCCTTCGGCGCCCCCGTCCTCTTCCACGCCCGGCTGCGGGACGGCTCCCTGCGCGCGGCCGCCCGGGAGACCGGGGCCCGCGTGCTCCTCTACGAGGCCGGCGAGGCCTGGCGGTTCGACGAGTACGCGATCTCCCCCGGCGTGGAGGGCGTGCTGCGCGTGCTGGCCGCCCTGGGCATGGTGGCCGCCGAGGACGTGGGCCTGGCCACCCCGGTGGACGCCCCGGCTCCGCTGCCCGGCGAGGTCCCCGAGGACCGCACCACGGAGGTGCCCGAGGCGCTCGACGCGACCGGCAGGGACACCGGCGGCGTGCACGCGGACGTGGTGGACGGGGACCTGGCCGCCCCGCACCGGGTGTGGCACTCCCGCTGGGTGCGCGCACGCGCGGACGGCCTGGTCCACCTGGACGTCGCCCTGGGCGAGCAGGTGACGGCCGGCGACCGGATCGGCGCGCTCTACGACTCCTTCGGGCGGCGCCGGTCGGACGTGAAGGCCGAGCTCACCGGCGTGGTCCTCGGCCGCACCGAGGCCCCGCTGGTGCACCGCGGCGACGCGCTCGTGCACATCGGCGAGCTGGACGGCCGCCCCGCCGGCACGTTCCCGGCCCCGTCCCCGGGCCGGCGCACCGCCCCCTCGGTCGCCGAGGGCGATCCCGAGGCCGAGGCGCCGCCGGCGGCCACGCCCTGA
- a CDS encoding ATP-dependent zinc protease family protein, which yields MTESNHTPGRAAARPPHGDAHDAAPRPAQADADARPVREAATGVVVGWREWVGLPEAMTPWIKAKIDTGARTSALHAFGIERYTGADGAARVWFEVHPWQASAADARTVDLPVADLRAVRSSNGEVQERVVVMMPLRLAGRTVDAEVTLTHRDEMGFRMLVGRTALAKGFLVDPGASYLGGQPPRGVRRRNRGHA from the coding sequence GTGACGGAATCCAACCACACCCCGGGCCGCGCCGCCGCTCGTCCGCCCCACGGGGACGCGCACGACGCCGCCCCCCGCCCCGCGCAGGCCGACGCCGACGCGCGCCCCGTGCGCGAGGCCGCGACCGGCGTCGTGGTGGGCTGGCGCGAGTGGGTGGGCCTGCCCGAGGCGATGACGCCGTGGATCAAGGCGAAGATCGACACGGGCGCCCGCACGTCGGCACTGCACGCGTTCGGGATCGAGCGGTACACGGGCGCAGACGGGGCCGCGCGGGTGTGGTTCGAGGTGCACCCCTGGCAGGCCTCCGCGGCCGACGCCCGCACCGTGGACCTGCCCGTGGCGGACCTGCGCGCCGTCCGCTCCTCCAACGGCGAGGTCCAGGAGCGCGTGGTGGTGATGATGCCGCTGCGCCTGGCCGGGCGCACCGTGGACGCCGAGGTCACCCTCACACACCGCGACGAGATGGGCTTCCGCATGCTCGTGGGCCGCACCGCGCTCGCCAAGGGCTTCCTCGTGGACCCGGGCGCCTCCTACCTGGGCGGCCAGCCCCCGCGCGGCGTGCGCCGCCGCAACCGGGGCCACGCGTGA
- a CDS encoding DJ-1/PfpI family protein: MPTTFSDQRKLSVVLFEGFELLDVFGPVQLFGSLPDVAIEYVGPHTGPVISSKGARVVADLAYEDLARPDILMVPGGQGTRTLVDDAGFLAWLGQAGSRADLVASVCTGSALLAAAGLLEGYSATSNKRAFTWASGFGDDVDWRPRARWVHDRDRWTSSGVAAGMDMATGMIADLYDADTARAVTLRAEYEPHTDSTRDPFADVYRLG, from the coding sequence GTGCCAACCACGTTCTCTGATCAGCGGAAGCTCTCCGTCGTGCTCTTTGAGGGGTTCGAGCTCCTCGACGTCTTCGGACCCGTTCAGCTGTTCGGCTCGCTGCCCGACGTGGCCATCGAGTACGTGGGGCCCCACACGGGGCCGGTGATCAGTTCCAAGGGCGCCCGGGTCGTCGCCGATCTCGCCTACGAAGACCTTGCAAGACCCGACATCCTCATGGTGCCGGGAGGCCAGGGCACTCGGACCCTTGTCGATGACGCAGGGTTCCTGGCATGGCTCGGCCAGGCGGGCAGCAGGGCGGACCTCGTCGCCTCGGTTTGCACGGGATCCGCCCTCCTGGCCGCGGCGGGCCTGCTGGAGGGCTATTCGGCCACCTCCAACAAGCGCGCCTTCACCTGGGCATCCGGCTTCGGTGACGACGTCGACTGGCGGCCTCGCGCCCGCTGGGTGCACGACCGGGACCGGTGGACCTCGTCCGGAGTCGCCGCCGGGATGGACATGGCCACCGGGATGATCGCCGACCTCTACGATGCGGACACCGCCCGCGCCGTCACCCTGCGCGCCGAGTACGAGCCCCACACCGACAGCACGCGGGATCCCTTCGCCGATGTCTATCGGCTGGGCTGA
- a CDS encoding DEAD/DEAH box helicase, which yields MGDTRGRTQQDIVRFWQLQELFDPQPLPKLTPRTSPPFGKRVITWRAEDGDVALPWNRLAPPPPTTKGAAREWRHTLYLRIYALEDAYQTLHSAFPADADAYDERPGGRSAAAGALVDADGRLIGGTGVLSSALWGIGRLCRGEGFDDSLVDGFEAAGEAFVDAADRAAGVPDDDAFGEQPVLTAGMLVALIRLAQHSAGVEGMPALAGHEVRIASQVVSASSGDETPDIDFLNSFYLSDLHRVGEAIARGDVGPALDAYLTPDGDVDTQRRVDVVARPDIVDAGVEPARVPAGRWPAKTSYALARSQQFAVNRALNELGAEPGLMGVNGPPGTGKTTMLRDILAANVVERARKLAGFADPSGAFTGRTLAWTGEGRRHRTVHELRPELTGFEMVVASANNAAVENISEEIPHRDAIKDSGRADADYFADLATAALGLGVENADEDGAPGACDGPAAEQPAAASSGAWGLVAARLGNKVNRARFRDAVLFGGASGGRGARGRGLDTLLKDWAASPSAPAQWTAAREAFHRALHEVDRGLTERRDAAQRTVRTAAAREAVRAAERRLAELSRQRTAKWAGAEAIRRELSAAQAEAGRIRDALDLHRDAKPGFWETITSFGVAGQQWRETYQPLLEAWSTADAGRAALAADTEAAERRLSELEAQIVHLDGECARRRGDLADLEAAVRADEERFGGRHPSAVVDAQTRETTTPWLDEEMEKARTELFLAALELHRAFIAAAARDLRPSFQAAMEVMAGAAPRDLEAEKRRAAWQVFFLLVPLVSTTFASFDRMFTGMGRESLGWLFVDEAGQASPQYAAGAIWRANRAVVVGDPLQLEPVVTIPVTVSRSLAKAHGVSSTWIAPEASVQRLADRVSRYGTTLPQGEDDVWVSSPLRVHRRCDDPMFALSNDLAYGGLMVSGVQRKGPEEDPFERTGDGEIFASSWMDTPARTPGTHLQPNQIERVRRGIEACRRWGIPCTEIIAISPFREVADALRVLSDEFPGLTAGTIHTAQGREADVVFFVLGGAPDKPGARNWASSRVNLANVAVSRAKRRLYVIGDREAWSRHNYFRQIAEALPRAAEPDAGRER from the coding sequence ATGGGAGACACTCGGGGGAGAACTCAGCAGGACATCGTGCGCTTCTGGCAGCTGCAGGAGCTGTTCGACCCGCAGCCACTGCCGAAGCTGACCCCGCGGACGTCGCCCCCCTTCGGCAAGCGCGTGATCACGTGGCGGGCCGAGGACGGGGACGTCGCTCTGCCCTGGAACCGGCTCGCCCCGCCGCCCCCCACGACGAAGGGGGCGGCCCGCGAGTGGCGGCACACGCTCTATTTGCGGATCTACGCACTCGAGGACGCCTACCAGACACTGCACTCGGCGTTCCCGGCTGACGCTGACGCCTATGACGAGCGACCCGGTGGACGCAGCGCGGCCGCCGGCGCGCTCGTGGACGCAGACGGGCGACTGATCGGCGGCACGGGCGTCCTGTCCTCCGCGCTGTGGGGGATCGGCCGGCTCTGCCGAGGCGAGGGGTTCGATGACTCGCTGGTCGATGGCTTCGAAGCGGCGGGGGAGGCGTTCGTGGACGCCGCGGACCGAGCGGCGGGCGTACCCGACGACGACGCCTTCGGAGAACAGCCCGTGCTGACCGCCGGCATGCTCGTGGCGCTCATCCGGTTGGCCCAGCACAGCGCCGGCGTGGAGGGGATGCCCGCGTTGGCCGGCCACGAGGTCCGCATCGCCAGCCAAGTGGTCTCCGCGTCGTCCGGAGACGAGACCCCCGACATCGACTTCCTCAACAGCTTCTACCTGTCCGACCTGCACCGCGTGGGTGAGGCGATCGCCCGGGGCGACGTCGGACCCGCCCTCGATGCCTACCTCACACCGGATGGCGACGTCGACACCCAGCGACGGGTCGACGTCGTCGCCCGGCCCGACATCGTCGACGCCGGTGTGGAGCCCGCCCGCGTCCCGGCCGGTCGGTGGCCTGCGAAGACGTCGTATGCTCTGGCGCGCAGCCAGCAGTTTGCGGTCAACCGGGCCCTGAACGAGCTAGGAGCCGAGCCCGGGCTCATGGGGGTGAACGGGCCGCCCGGGACCGGCAAGACGACGATGCTCCGGGACATCCTGGCCGCCAACGTCGTCGAGCGGGCGCGCAAGCTGGCTGGCTTCGCGGATCCGTCCGGGGCCTTCACCGGACGGACCCTGGCATGGACGGGGGAAGGACGGAGGCACCGGACGGTGCACGAGCTACGGCCGGAGCTCACCGGATTCGAAATGGTGGTGGCCTCCGCGAACAACGCCGCCGTGGAGAACATCTCCGAGGAGATCCCCCACCGCGACGCCATCAAGGACTCCGGCCGTGCGGACGCGGACTACTTCGCCGATCTGGCGACCGCCGCCCTGGGACTCGGTGTGGAGAACGCGGACGAAGACGGGGCCCCGGGCGCCTGCGACGGCCCGGCAGCGGAGCAGCCCGCTGCCGCCAGTTCGGGCGCCTGGGGACTCGTGGCGGCGCGGCTCGGCAATAAGGTCAACCGCGCACGCTTCCGTGACGCCGTCCTCTTCGGAGGGGCAAGCGGAGGCCGGGGCGCACGGGGGCGGGGGCTGGACACTCTGCTGAAGGACTGGGCGGCGTCCCCCTCCGCCCCGGCCCAGTGGACTGCCGCCCGGGAGGCCTTCCATCGAGCGCTCCACGAGGTGGACCGCGGTCTCACCGAGCGCCGGGACGCCGCTCAGCGGACGGTGAGGACTGCCGCGGCACGGGAGGCCGTTCGGGCCGCCGAGCGGCGTCTCGCCGAGCTCAGCCGCCAGCGAACGGCGAAATGGGCGGGCGCCGAAGCGATCCGCCGCGAACTCTCCGCAGCGCAGGCGGAGGCCGGTCGGATCAGGGATGCACTCGACCTGCACCGTGACGCCAAGCCGGGGTTCTGGGAGACCATCACGAGCTTCGGGGTGGCCGGCCAGCAGTGGCGCGAGACCTATCAGCCCTTGCTGGAGGCGTGGAGCACGGCCGATGCCGGCCGGGCCGCCCTCGCTGCCGACACCGAGGCGGCCGAACGACGTCTCAGCGAACTGGAGGCGCAGATCGTGCACCTCGACGGCGAGTGCGCCCGGAGACGAGGGGATCTCGCGGACCTCGAGGCCGCCGTTCGCGCCGACGAGGAACGATTCGGCGGCCGGCACCCCTCCGCCGTCGTCGATGCGCAGACGCGCGAGACGACCACGCCGTGGCTGGACGAGGAGATGGAGAAGGCCAGGACGGAACTCTTCCTGGCCGCGCTCGAGCTCCACCGTGCGTTCATCGCGGCCGCGGCCCGTGACCTCCGGCCCTCCTTCCAGGCGGCCATGGAAGTCATGGCGGGCGCTGCGCCCCGAGACCTCGAGGCGGAGAAGCGTCGGGCAGCCTGGCAGGTGTTCTTCCTCCTGGTGCCGCTGGTCTCGACGACCTTCGCGTCCTTCGACCGGATGTTCACCGGCATGGGCCGTGAGTCCCTCGGCTGGCTGTTCGTGGACGAGGCCGGGCAGGCGTCACCCCAGTACGCGGCGGGGGCGATCTGGCGGGCGAACCGTGCCGTCGTGGTCGGGGATCCGCTGCAGCTGGAGCCCGTGGTGACGATCCCGGTGACCGTCTCCCGGAGCCTGGCCAAGGCGCACGGTGTCTCCTCGACGTGGATCGCACCGGAGGCGTCGGTGCAACGGCTCGCGGACCGCGTCTCCCGGTACGGCACCACTCTGCCGCAGGGTGAGGATGACGTCTGGGTGAGCTCGCCCCTGCGCGTGCACCGGCGATGTGACGACCCGATGTTCGCCTTGAGCAACGACCTCGCCTACGGCGGACTCATGGTCTCCGGGGTGCAGCGCAAGGGGCCGGAGGAGGACCCCTTCGAGAGGACCGGTGACGGGGAGATCTTCGCGAGTTCGTGGATGGACACCCCGGCGAGAACCCCCGGCACACACCTCCAGCCCAACCAGATCGAGCGCGTCAGGCGGGGCATTGAAGCGTGTCGTCGCTGGGGGATCCCCTGCACGGAGATCATCGCGATCTCTCCGTTCCGCGAGGTCGCGGATGCCTTGCGGGTGCTCTCGGACGAGTTCCCGGGCCTGACGGCCGGCACGATCCACACGGCTCAGGGCCGAGAGGCCGACGTCGTGTTCTTCGTGCTCGGGGGAGCCCCGGACAAGCCCGGTGCGCGGAACTGGGCGTCGAGCCGGGTGAACCTGGCCAACGTCGCCGTCAGCCGGGCGAAGCGACGGCTGTACGTCATCGGAGACCGCGAGGCATGGTCGCGGCACAACTACTTCCGACAGATCGCGGAGGCGCTTCCGCGAGCCGCGGAACCCGATGCAGGACGGGAAAGGTGA
- the dnaB gene encoding replicative DNA helicase, with protein sequence MTEDYGDSGSYGGDRTPERFLPPQDLEAERSVLGGMMLSKDAIADVVELLRGHDFYRPSHEMIYEAIIDLYGRGEPADAVTVADLLNKRQELTKVGGPAVLHELIQTVPTAANASFYAEIVAEKAVLRRLVSAGTKITQLGYQGDGEVEEIVNEAQSEIYKVAENRQSEDYVRLAEIMEHAVDEIEAAGNQGEGLTGVPTDFYDFDELTQGLHGGQMIVIAARPAVGKSTLALDFARAAAIHHNMATVFFSLEMGKNEIAMRLLSAEATIALQDLRKGTIRDDQWSKIAATVGRLNEAPFFIDDSPNMTMMEIRAKCRRLKQKNNLKMVVLDYLQLMSSGKKVESRQQEVAEFSRALKLLAKELDVPVIALSQLNRGSEQRTDKRPQVSDLRESGSIEQDADMVILLHREDVYDKESPRAGEADLIVAKHRNGPTKTIVVGFQGHYSRFSNLAQDGGGSGGF encoded by the coding sequence TTGACTGAAGACTACGGAGACTCGGGCTCCTACGGCGGCGACCGCACCCCTGAGCGGTTCCTGCCGCCTCAGGATCTGGAGGCGGAGCGCTCGGTGCTGGGCGGCATGATGCTGTCCAAGGACGCGATCGCGGACGTGGTGGAGCTGCTGCGCGGGCACGACTTCTACCGGCCGAGCCACGAGATGATCTACGAGGCGATCATCGACCTCTACGGACGCGGCGAGCCCGCCGACGCCGTCACCGTGGCGGACCTGCTGAACAAGCGCCAGGAGCTCACCAAGGTGGGCGGCCCGGCCGTGCTGCACGAGCTCATCCAGACCGTGCCCACCGCCGCCAACGCCAGCTTCTACGCGGAGATCGTGGCGGAGAAGGCCGTGCTGCGGCGCCTGGTCTCTGCCGGCACCAAGATCACCCAGCTGGGGTATCAGGGCGACGGCGAGGTCGAGGAGATCGTCAACGAGGCCCAGTCCGAGATCTACAAGGTGGCGGAGAACCGCCAGTCCGAGGACTACGTGCGCCTCGCGGAGATCATGGAGCATGCCGTCGACGAGATCGAGGCGGCCGGCAACCAGGGGGAGGGCCTGACGGGCGTCCCCACCGACTTCTACGACTTCGACGAGCTGACGCAGGGCCTGCACGGCGGGCAGATGATCGTGATCGCGGCGCGCCCTGCTGTCGGCAAGTCCACGCTCGCGCTGGACTTCGCGCGGGCCGCGGCCATCCACCACAACATGGCCACCGTGTTCTTCAGCCTCGAGATGGGCAAGAACGAGATCGCCATGCGGCTGCTGAGCGCCGAGGCGACGATCGCGCTGCAGGACCTGCGCAAGGGCACCATCCGGGACGACCAGTGGTCCAAGATCGCCGCGACCGTGGGGCGGCTGAACGAGGCGCCGTTCTTCATCGACGACTCCCCGAACATGACCATGATGGAGATCCGCGCCAAGTGCCGGCGGCTCAAGCAGAAGAACAACCTCAAGATGGTGGTGCTGGACTACCTGCAGCTCATGAGCTCGGGCAAGAAGGTCGAGTCCCGCCAGCAGGAGGTTGCCGAGTTCTCCCGCGCCCTCAAGCTGCTGGCCAAGGAGCTCGACGTGCCGGTGATCGCGCTGTCCCAGCTCAACCGTGGATCGGAGCAGCGCACGGACAAGCGGCCGCAGGTGTCCGACCTGCGTGAATCCGGCTCGATCGAGCAGGACGCGGACATGGTGATCCTGCTGCACCGAGAGGACGTGTACGACAAGGAGTCCCCGCGCGCCGGCGAGGCGGACCTGATCGTGGCCAAGCACCGCAACGGCCCCACGAAGACCATTGTGGTGGGGTTCCAGGGGCACTACAGTCGGTTCAGCAACCTCGCACAGGATGGCGGGGGTTCTGGCGGGTTCTGA
- a CDS encoding GIY-YIG nuclease family protein, whose translation MPLLASLEERLVVEWSADPVNWVKRGHLAARFPVLEIADSTTEAFPGFDHVLLSYGDLQSMVTETRYAGWRTALQAVHGIYLIADDAASQCYVGKADGERGVLGRWEAYARDGHGGNVAIRDALELDPAQPERYTFSLLRVFGSNTPQAQIDAAEKHYKDALMTRRFGLNRN comes from the coding sequence GTGCCGCTACTGGCCTCCCTGGAGGAGCGCCTGGTGGTGGAGTGGTCCGCAGACCCCGTGAACTGGGTCAAGCGCGGCCACCTGGCGGCGCGGTTCCCCGTCCTGGAGATCGCCGACTCCACCACCGAGGCGTTCCCCGGCTTCGACCACGTGCTGCTCAGCTACGGGGACCTGCAGTCAATGGTGACCGAGACCCGCTACGCAGGCTGGCGCACCGCCCTGCAGGCCGTACACGGGATCTACCTGATCGCCGACGACGCTGCCAGCCAGTGCTACGTGGGCAAGGCCGACGGTGAGCGTGGTGTGCTCGGGCGGTGGGAGGCCTACGCCCGTGACGGACATGGCGGGAACGTCGCCATCCGGGATGCCCTGGAGCTCGACCCCGCCCAGCCGGAGCGGTACACGTTCAGCCTGTTGCGCGTGTTCGGCTCCAATACCCCGCAGGCCCAGATCGACGCCGCGGAGAAGCACTACAAGGACGCTCTGATGACGCGCCGGTTCGGACTGAACCGGAACTGA
- the rimK gene encoding 30S ribosomal protein S6--L-glutamate ligase produces the protein MKLAILSRSLRAYSTQRLKSAALDRGHDVKVLDTLRFGIDLAGDEPDMMFRGKPLSSYDAVLPRIGNSVTYFGTAVVRQFEQMDVYTPNTAAGIMNSRDKLRASQILSRHGIAQPATVFVRNRGEVSTAIDMVGGAPVVIKLLEGTQGIGVILAPTKKVAEAIIETLHGTNQQVLIQRFVEESKGKDVRALVVGDRVVAAMRRRAQGDEFRSNVHRGGTVEQVELSEEYAETAVRAAHIMGLRVAGVDMLEGEDGPLVMEVNSSPGLEGIERATTLDVAGAIVDYIADQAGFPEVDVRQRLAVSTGYGVAEIAVLAGSDMAGQSIEDSGLLEKDLQVLTLHRGASVFPNPADSKVLEEGDRLLCFGKTENMRALIPARSQRPKRVKKLPKNPIIEAPPAEPAVRPDAESGES, from the coding sequence GTGAAGCTCGCGATCCTCTCCCGTTCCCTGCGGGCCTATTCCACGCAGCGTCTGAAGTCGGCGGCGCTGGACCGTGGGCACGACGTGAAGGTCCTCGACACCCTGCGATTCGGGATCGACCTGGCCGGCGACGAGCCGGACATGATGTTCCGCGGCAAGCCGCTCTCCAGCTACGACGCCGTGCTGCCGCGCATCGGCAACTCGGTGACGTACTTCGGCACGGCCGTGGTCCGCCAGTTCGAGCAGATGGACGTGTACACGCCCAACACGGCCGCGGGCATCATGAACTCGCGGGACAAGCTGCGCGCCTCGCAGATCCTCTCCCGGCACGGGATCGCCCAGCCGGCCACCGTGTTCGTGCGCAACCGCGGCGAGGTCTCCACGGCGATCGACATGGTCGGCGGCGCCCCCGTGGTCATCAAGCTGCTCGAGGGCACCCAGGGCATCGGCGTCATCCTGGCTCCCACCAAGAAGGTGGCCGAGGCCATCATCGAGACCCTCCACGGCACCAACCAGCAGGTGCTGATCCAGCGGTTCGTGGAGGAGTCCAAGGGCAAGGACGTCCGCGCCCTCGTGGTGGGGGACCGCGTGGTGGCCGCCATGCGCCGTCGCGCGCAGGGGGACGAGTTCCGCTCCAACGTGCACCGCGGCGGCACCGTGGAGCAGGTGGAGCTCAGCGAGGAGTACGCCGAGACCGCCGTGCGCGCCGCCCACATCATGGGCCTGCGCGTGGCCGGCGTGGACATGCTGGAGGGCGAGGACGGTCCCCTGGTCATGGAGGTCAACTCCTCGCCCGGGCTGGAGGGCATCGAGCGCGCCACCACGCTGGACGTGGCCGGGGCGATCGTGGACTACATCGCGGACCAGGCCGGGTTCCCGGAGGTGGACGTGCGCCAGCGCCTGGCCGTGTCCACCGGGTACGGCGTGGCGGAGATCGCTGTGCTGGCCGGCTCGGACATGGCCGGTCAGAGCATCGAGGACTCCGGCCTGCTGGAGAAGGACCTGCAGGTGCTCACGCTGCATCGCGGCGCCTCCGTGTTCCCCAATCCCGCGGACTCGAAGGTCCTCGAGGAGGGCGACCGCCTGCTCTGCTTCGGCAAGACGGAGAACATGCGCGCGCTCATCCCGGCCCGCTCCCAGCGCCCCAAGCGGGTGAAGAAGCTGCCGAAGAACCCCATCATCGAGGCCCCGCCCGCCGAGCCGGCGGTCCGCCCGGACGCGGAGTCCGGGGAGAGCTGA